A DNA window from Coffea arabica cultivar ET-39 chromosome 6c, Coffea Arabica ET-39 HiFi, whole genome shotgun sequence contains the following coding sequences:
- the LOC113693648 gene encoding phosphoinositide phosphatase SAC8-like isoform X1 → MEIQESSPCHFKLWSELELHEFSDRFVIKPVESPDQGFSLSRFDGNIEQLDGDLGNTSGKVSTIYGVAGTIRLLAGLHVLVITSRKEVGTFLGYPVYRVMSMKFLSCNEASKFLTNQEKKDESYFMTLLKVVESTMGLYYSYDTDITLNLQRRFKLADGWMSKPIWKQADPRFVWNRNILEELIEKKVDGFIIPLIQGSFQTGLLKLKNSPATVTLISRRCTRRLGTRMWRRGANLEGDTANFIETEQLLEFEGARISFLQKSTCLQIRGSIPLLWEQIVDLSYKPRLNIIDHDQTSKVVERHFSDLCQRYGDILVADLTDKNGDEGRLSMAYAAEMEKLQNIRYVSFDFHHSCGNSNFDNIELLYDQIAEDFEKQGYFFIGKEGEVLSEQKGIMRTNCVDCLDRTNVTQSFLARKCLNSQLQRVGILSSTDCISMFSEDFEIFKNLWVDQGDEISLEYSGTHALKRDLVRYGKQTMAGMIKDGISALSRYYLNNFQDGIRQDAIDLISGRCDVNTSRPSSAQLNGFETFSYIPVASALLIGGLTVTSITLNQVGVAGRNAQTIVSSVICAGVTAGLMAVVKSNGRQICSKPRLCRLI, encoded by the exons ATGGAAATTCAAGAATCGTCGCCTTGCCATTTTAAGCTCTGGAGCGAATTGGAATTACACGAATTCAGTGACAGGTTCGTCATCAAACCCGTCGAATCGCCCGATCAAGGCTTCTCTTTAAGCCGATTCGATGGAAATATTGAGCAACTTGATG GTGACCTTGGAAATACTAGTGGCAAAGTCTCTACAATATATGGAGTAGCTGGAACAATTAGATTGCTAGCAG GACTACATGTATTGGTTATTACTTCTCGGAAGGAAGTTGGAACTTTTCTTGGTTACCCTGTTTATCGTGTGATGTCCATGAAGTTTCTATCTTGTAACGaggcttcaaaatttttaactaaTCAAGAG AAAAAGGATGAGTCATACTTCATGACTCTGTTAAAAGTTGTCGAATCTACTATGGGCTTGTACTACTCTTATGACACTGATATTACACTTAA CTTGCAGAGGAGATTCAAATTGGCTGATGGATGGATGAGTAAACCTATTTGGAAGCAG GCTGACCCACGGTTTGTTTGGAATAGAAATATACTAGAGGAGCTTATTGAGAAAAAG GTTGATGGATTCATCATCCCTCTGATACAAGG AAGTTTTCAAACAGGACTACTCAAGCTGAAAAATTCACCAGCCACAGTAACCTTAATTTCAAGGAGGTGTACACGACGTCTGG GGACAAGAATGTGGAGAAGAGGAGCCAATCTAGAAGGAGACACTGCCAATTTCATTGAAACCGAGCAGCTGCTCGAGTTTGAAGGTGCGAGGATCTCCTTTTTGCAA AAATCTACCTGTTTACAGATTCGGGGTTCCATTCCTCTTCTCTGGGAGCAAATTGTTGATTTGAGCTATAAGCCGCGACTTAATATCATTGATCATGACCAAACG TCAAAGGTTGTGGAGCGCCATTTCAGTGATCTTTGTCAAAGATACGGAGATATTCTTGTTGCTGACCTGACAGATAAG AATGGTGATGAGGGTCGACTAAGTATGGCTTATGCTGCCGAAATGGAAAAGCTGCAAAACATTAG ATATGTTTCATTTGACTTTCATCATTCTTGCGGCAACTCAAATTTCGACAACATCGAACTTTTGTATGATCAGATCGCAGAGGATTTTGAGAAGCAAGG ATATTTCTTCATTGGCAAAGAAGGTGAAGTACTATCCGAACAGAAAGGTATCATGAGGACAAACTGCGTTGATTGTCTTGATCGAACAAATGTTACACAG AGCTTTTTGGCTCGGAAATGTTTGAATTCTCAACTGCAGAGAGTTGGCATATTGTCTTCAACTGATTGCATTTCAATGTTCAGCGAGGATTTTGAAATCTTTAAGAACT TGTGGGTTGACCAAGGTGATGAGATAAGCCTTGAATACTCTGGAACCCATGCTCTAAAACGGGACCTTGTCAG ATATGGGAAACAGACCATGGCCGGAATGATTAAAGATGGGATTAGTGCCCTGTCAAGATACTATTTGAATAATTTTCAGGATGGGATTCGGCAG GATGCAATTGATCTTATCAGTGGCCGATGTGATGTCAATACGAGCAGACCCTCCTCTGCCCAGCTTAACGGATTTGAGACCTTTTCT TATATCCCAGTGGCATCAGCATTGCTAATCGGAGGTTTGACAGTGACCTCCATTACACTTAACCAAG TTGGTGTAGCGGGACGGAATGCACAGACCATTGTGTCCTCTGTTATATGTGCCGGTGTAACTGCTGGACTGATGGCGGTAGTCAAATCAAATGGACGGCAGATTTGTTCTAAGCCTCGCTTGTGTAGACTTATCTGA
- the LOC113693648 gene encoding phosphoinositide phosphatase SAC8-like isoform X2 yields MEIQESSPCHFKLWSELELHEFSDRFVIKPVESPDQGFSLSRFDGNIEQLDGDLGNTSGKVSTIYGVAGTIRLLAGLHVLVITSRKEVGTFLGYPVYRVMSMKFLSCNEASKFLTNQEKKDESYFMTLLKVVESTMGLYYSYDTDITLNLQRRFKLADGWMSKPIWKQADPRFVWNRNILEELIEKKVDGFIIPLIQGSFQTGLLKLKNSPATVTLISRRCTRRLGTRMWRRGANLEGDTANFIETEQLLEFEGARISFLQIRGSIPLLWEQIVDLSYKPRLNIIDHDQTSKVVERHFSDLCQRYGDILVADLTDKNGDEGRLSMAYAAEMEKLQNIRYVSFDFHHSCGNSNFDNIELLYDQIAEDFEKQGYFFIGKEGEVLSEQKGIMRTNCVDCLDRTNVTQSFLARKCLNSQLQRVGILSSTDCISMFSEDFEIFKNLWVDQGDEISLEYSGTHALKRDLVRYGKQTMAGMIKDGISALSRYYLNNFQDGIRQDAIDLISGRCDVNTSRPSSAQLNGFETFSYIPVASALLIGGLTVTSITLNQVGVAGRNAQTIVSSVICAGVTAGLMAVVKSNGRQICSKPRLCRLI; encoded by the exons ATGGAAATTCAAGAATCGTCGCCTTGCCATTTTAAGCTCTGGAGCGAATTGGAATTACACGAATTCAGTGACAGGTTCGTCATCAAACCCGTCGAATCGCCCGATCAAGGCTTCTCTTTAAGCCGATTCGATGGAAATATTGAGCAACTTGATG GTGACCTTGGAAATACTAGTGGCAAAGTCTCTACAATATATGGAGTAGCTGGAACAATTAGATTGCTAGCAG GACTACATGTATTGGTTATTACTTCTCGGAAGGAAGTTGGAACTTTTCTTGGTTACCCTGTTTATCGTGTGATGTCCATGAAGTTTCTATCTTGTAACGaggcttcaaaatttttaactaaTCAAGAG AAAAAGGATGAGTCATACTTCATGACTCTGTTAAAAGTTGTCGAATCTACTATGGGCTTGTACTACTCTTATGACACTGATATTACACTTAA CTTGCAGAGGAGATTCAAATTGGCTGATGGATGGATGAGTAAACCTATTTGGAAGCAG GCTGACCCACGGTTTGTTTGGAATAGAAATATACTAGAGGAGCTTATTGAGAAAAAG GTTGATGGATTCATCATCCCTCTGATACAAGG AAGTTTTCAAACAGGACTACTCAAGCTGAAAAATTCACCAGCCACAGTAACCTTAATTTCAAGGAGGTGTACACGACGTCTGG GGACAAGAATGTGGAGAAGAGGAGCCAATCTAGAAGGAGACACTGCCAATTTCATTGAAACCGAGCAGCTGCTCGAGTTTGAAGGTGCGAGGATCTCCTTTTTGCAA ATTCGGGGTTCCATTCCTCTTCTCTGGGAGCAAATTGTTGATTTGAGCTATAAGCCGCGACTTAATATCATTGATCATGACCAAACG TCAAAGGTTGTGGAGCGCCATTTCAGTGATCTTTGTCAAAGATACGGAGATATTCTTGTTGCTGACCTGACAGATAAG AATGGTGATGAGGGTCGACTAAGTATGGCTTATGCTGCCGAAATGGAAAAGCTGCAAAACATTAG ATATGTTTCATTTGACTTTCATCATTCTTGCGGCAACTCAAATTTCGACAACATCGAACTTTTGTATGATCAGATCGCAGAGGATTTTGAGAAGCAAGG ATATTTCTTCATTGGCAAAGAAGGTGAAGTACTATCCGAACAGAAAGGTATCATGAGGACAAACTGCGTTGATTGTCTTGATCGAACAAATGTTACACAG AGCTTTTTGGCTCGGAAATGTTTGAATTCTCAACTGCAGAGAGTTGGCATATTGTCTTCAACTGATTGCATTTCAATGTTCAGCGAGGATTTTGAAATCTTTAAGAACT TGTGGGTTGACCAAGGTGATGAGATAAGCCTTGAATACTCTGGAACCCATGCTCTAAAACGGGACCTTGTCAG ATATGGGAAACAGACCATGGCCGGAATGATTAAAGATGGGATTAGTGCCCTGTCAAGATACTATTTGAATAATTTTCAGGATGGGATTCGGCAG GATGCAATTGATCTTATCAGTGGCCGATGTGATGTCAATACGAGCAGACCCTCCTCTGCCCAGCTTAACGGATTTGAGACCTTTTCT TATATCCCAGTGGCATCAGCATTGCTAATCGGAGGTTTGACAGTGACCTCCATTACACTTAACCAAG TTGGTGTAGCGGGACGGAATGCACAGACCATTGTGTCCTCTGTTATATGTGCCGGTGTAACTGCTGGACTGATGGCGGTAGTCAAATCAAATGGACGGCAGATTTGTTCTAAGCCTCGCTTGTGTAGACTTATCTGA
- the LOC113693838 gene encoding bifunctional monothiol glutaredoxin-S16, chloroplastic has product MAASFNFTSPTHTHPSRLVCPTLVHRNCNSTISSYPIPKFSFSSVRSIDPRPRPKSDTEIKRRHASVVVSALKNLSDTELVAVPPETDAVPGTFPSSSGVYAVYDGNTDLQFIGISRNIAASVVGHRKSVPELCSSIKAGVVDEPDRAALTQAWKTWMEEHISATGKVPPGNEPGNSTWVRKPPKKKSDLRLTPGRHVQLTVPLEGLIDRLVKENKVVAFIKGSRSAPLCGFSQRVVGILESEGVDYESVDVLDEEYNFGLRETLKKYSNWPTFPQIFVNGELVGGCDILSSMYEKGELAGLFRK; this is encoded by the exons ATGGCGGCCTCTTTCAACTTCACTTCTCCAACACACACCCATCCTTCTCGTCTCGTATGTCCTACTTTAGTACATCGAAACTGTAATTCCACCATTTCGTCTTATCCAATTCCCAAATTCTCATTTTCATCAGTACGTTCCATTGATCCTAGACCCAGACCTAAATCTGATACCGAAATCAAACGTCGCCATGCTAGCGTCGTCGTTTCGGCGCTCAAGAACCTTTCCGACACCGAATTGGTGGCCGTCCCACCTGAAACTGACGCAGTCCCTGGAACTTTCCCGTCGAGTTCCGGTGTCTACGCTGTATACGACGGAAACACCGACCTCCAATTCATCGGCATCTCTCGAAACATCGCGGCCAGTGTCGTCGGTCACAGGAAATCCGTACCTGAACTCTGCTCCTCTATTAAG GCTGGGGTTGTAGATGAGCCAGATAGAGCAGCTTTAACCCAGGCTTGGAAGACATGGATGGAAGAACATATATCAGCCACCGGAAAGGTTCCACCTGGCAATGAACCTGGAAACTCTACATGGGTGCGGAAACCCCCAAAAAAGAAGTCTGATCTGAGATTAACACCAGGACGCCATGTTCAGTTGACGGTCCCTTTAGAAGGCCTCATTGACCGTCTTGTGAAGGAGAACAAGGTGGTGGCCTTTATCAAGGGATCCAGAAGTGCTCCGCTATGTGGATTCTCGCAGAGAGTTGTGGGAATTCTTGAGAGTGAGGGGGTTGACTATGAAAGCGTAGATGTGCTTGATGAAGAGTATAATTTTGGATTGAGGGAGACATTGAAGAAGTACAGTAACTGGCCTACTTTCCCTCAGATCTTTGTTAATGGCGAATTGGTTGGTGGATGTGATATTCTGTCCTCCATGTACGAGAAGGGGGAACTTGCAGGTTTGTTCAGAAAGTAA
- the LOC113693648 gene encoding phosphoinositide phosphatase SAC8-like isoform X3, producing the protein MSMKFLSCNEASKFLTNQEKKDESYFMTLLKVVESTMGLYYSYDTDITLNLQRRFKLADGWMSKPIWKQADPRFVWNRNILEELIEKKVDGFIIPLIQGSFQTGLLKLKNSPATVTLISRRCTRRLGTRMWRRGANLEGDTANFIETEQLLEFEGARISFLQKSTCLQIRGSIPLLWEQIVDLSYKPRLNIIDHDQTSKVVERHFSDLCQRYGDILVADLTDKNGDEGRLSMAYAAEMEKLQNIRYVSFDFHHSCGNSNFDNIELLYDQIAEDFEKQGYFFIGKEGEVLSEQKGIMRTNCVDCLDRTNVTQSFLARKCLNSQLQRVGILSSTDCISMFSEDFEIFKNLWVDQGDEISLEYSGTHALKRDLVRYGKQTMAGMIKDGISALSRYYLNNFQDGIRQDAIDLISGRCDVNTSRPSSAQLNGFETFSYIPVASALLIGGLTVTSITLNQVGVAGRNAQTIVSSVICAGVTAGLMAVVKSNGRQICSKPRLCRLI; encoded by the exons ATGTCCATGAAGTTTCTATCTTGTAACGaggcttcaaaatttttaactaaTCAAGAG AAAAAGGATGAGTCATACTTCATGACTCTGTTAAAAGTTGTCGAATCTACTATGGGCTTGTACTACTCTTATGACACTGATATTACACTTAA CTTGCAGAGGAGATTCAAATTGGCTGATGGATGGATGAGTAAACCTATTTGGAAGCAG GCTGACCCACGGTTTGTTTGGAATAGAAATATACTAGAGGAGCTTATTGAGAAAAAG GTTGATGGATTCATCATCCCTCTGATACAAGG AAGTTTTCAAACAGGACTACTCAAGCTGAAAAATTCACCAGCCACAGTAACCTTAATTTCAAGGAGGTGTACACGACGTCTGG GGACAAGAATGTGGAGAAGAGGAGCCAATCTAGAAGGAGACACTGCCAATTTCATTGAAACCGAGCAGCTGCTCGAGTTTGAAGGTGCGAGGATCTCCTTTTTGCAA AAATCTACCTGTTTACAGATTCGGGGTTCCATTCCTCTTCTCTGGGAGCAAATTGTTGATTTGAGCTATAAGCCGCGACTTAATATCATTGATCATGACCAAACG TCAAAGGTTGTGGAGCGCCATTTCAGTGATCTTTGTCAAAGATACGGAGATATTCTTGTTGCTGACCTGACAGATAAG AATGGTGATGAGGGTCGACTAAGTATGGCTTATGCTGCCGAAATGGAAAAGCTGCAAAACATTAG ATATGTTTCATTTGACTTTCATCATTCTTGCGGCAACTCAAATTTCGACAACATCGAACTTTTGTATGATCAGATCGCAGAGGATTTTGAGAAGCAAGG ATATTTCTTCATTGGCAAAGAAGGTGAAGTACTATCCGAACAGAAAGGTATCATGAGGACAAACTGCGTTGATTGTCTTGATCGAACAAATGTTACACAG AGCTTTTTGGCTCGGAAATGTTTGAATTCTCAACTGCAGAGAGTTGGCATATTGTCTTCAACTGATTGCATTTCAATGTTCAGCGAGGATTTTGAAATCTTTAAGAACT TGTGGGTTGACCAAGGTGATGAGATAAGCCTTGAATACTCTGGAACCCATGCTCTAAAACGGGACCTTGTCAG ATATGGGAAACAGACCATGGCCGGAATGATTAAAGATGGGATTAGTGCCCTGTCAAGATACTATTTGAATAATTTTCAGGATGGGATTCGGCAG GATGCAATTGATCTTATCAGTGGCCGATGTGATGTCAATACGAGCAGACCCTCCTCTGCCCAGCTTAACGGATTTGAGACCTTTTCT TATATCCCAGTGGCATCAGCATTGCTAATCGGAGGTTTGACAGTGACCTCCATTACACTTAACCAAG TTGGTGTAGCGGGACGGAATGCACAGACCATTGTGTCCTCTGTTATATGTGCCGGTGTAACTGCTGGACTGATGGCGGTAGTCAAATCAAATGGACGGCAGATTTGTTCTAAGCCTCGCTTGTGTAGACTTATCTGA